From Solidesulfovibrio carbinoliphilus subsp. oakridgensis, the proteins below share one genomic window:
- a CDS encoding bacteriohemerythrin, with protein MRIRTQILCSLGILFLLSCAMFATTWTLVSDQKADGEAIDLTALQRSMVHEIGKDSLARLRQAKAQGTASSVADEVRSRLGALERAQLVLITGGDYAIGQTRFHIPVPDRDTAALFQDAGHRFKEFAAVVETALTRDDAATADQIMASANAVAMALDKAVGRLQKDNEGDLERLMTVQAAGMALGAAVFIAVLALLGRTLTGPLARLGEYAAAVAGGNLKAVAAGGYPPELAELRDAMSRMVASLEKEMAEAREKGRACELQTAETQAALAAAREQESRTTELLDRMNEAAGKARSVSQSVMDESSNLLVQAEQVASGAQHQRDRMIETATAMEEMNSTVLEVARNAAAAAASADGAKGKALTGAEGVRSAVSSIETIRTRILDLKESMTRLGQQADNIGHIMNVISDIADQTNLLALNAAIEAARAGDAGRGFAVVADEVRKLAEKTMAATKEVGNAVVSIQGQARENIAAVESAASGIEESTRAAADSGRFMDEIVGIVDVTASQVASIATASEQQSATSEEINRAVEEVNRIANETADGMEVATAALAALSALSGELDEVIRQMTGDTTATRRVVPTPPRAVAASRAPVRAALPPSRPGAKSLAASRPAPAGSFSASRPAAKALPASRPAPARPAAPRPMSAKTPAAFGKPAAAKASGNGGAAACSIGGGILQWDQSLAVGIGEIDGQHQKLVGMICDLHEAMRSGKGKDQVEAILRELENYAVEHFGYEEKLMEQYKYPAYRNHRKEHEAFVDKVIAFGNDFRSNRAALTTEVMNFLKNWLVGHIKGTDQKYSAFFNERGVN; from the coding sequence ATGAGAATCCGCACGCAAATCCTCTGCTCTCTCGGGATCCTGTTTTTGCTGAGCTGCGCCATGTTCGCCACGACCTGGACACTGGTTTCCGACCAGAAGGCGGATGGGGAAGCCATTGACCTGACCGCCCTGCAGCGGTCCATGGTTCACGAAATCGGCAAGGACAGCCTGGCCCGCCTGCGCCAGGCCAAGGCCCAGGGCACCGCCTCGTCCGTGGCCGACGAGGTCCGTTCCCGCCTGGGAGCCCTGGAAAGGGCCCAGCTGGTTCTCATCACGGGTGGCGACTACGCCATCGGCCAGACCCGGTTCCACATTCCGGTTCCGGACCGGGATACGGCCGCGCTTTTCCAAGACGCGGGCCACCGGTTCAAGGAATTCGCCGCCGTGGTGGAGACCGCCCTGACCCGCGACGACGCCGCCACGGCCGACCAGATCATGGCCTCGGCCAACGCCGTGGCCATGGCCCTGGACAAGGCCGTCGGCCGCCTGCAAAAGGACAACGAAGGCGACCTCGAACGGCTGATGACCGTCCAGGCGGCCGGCATGGCCCTGGGGGCGGCGGTCTTCATCGCCGTGCTGGCCCTGCTCGGCCGCACCCTGACCGGGCCCCTGGCCCGGCTCGGGGAATACGCTGCGGCTGTTGCCGGCGGCAACCTCAAGGCCGTGGCCGCCGGCGGCTATCCGCCGGAACTGGCCGAGCTGCGCGACGCCATGTCGCGGATGGTGGCCTCCCTGGAGAAGGAAATGGCCGAGGCCCGGGAGAAGGGCCGGGCCTGCGAATTGCAGACCGCAGAAACCCAGGCGGCCCTGGCCGCCGCCAGGGAGCAGGAAAGCCGCACCACGGAACTGCTGGACCGCATGAACGAAGCCGCCGGCAAGGCCCGCTCCGTTTCCCAATCCGTGATGGACGAGTCCTCGAACCTGCTGGTCCAGGCCGAGCAGGTCGCAAGCGGGGCCCAGCACCAGCGCGACCGCATGATCGAGACGGCCACGGCCATGGAAGAGATGAACTCCACCGTCCTCGAGGTGGCCAGAAACGCGGCCGCCGCCGCGGCCAGCGCCGACGGGGCCAAGGGCAAGGCCCTGACCGGAGCCGAGGGCGTGCGTTCGGCCGTCAGTTCCATCGAGACCATCCGCACCCGCATCCTTGACCTCAAGGAGTCCATGACGCGCCTTGGGCAGCAGGCCGACAACATCGGCCACATCATGAACGTCATTTCCGACATTGCGGACCAGACCAACCTGCTGGCCTTAAACGCCGCCATCGAGGCCGCCCGGGCCGGGGATGCCGGCCGGGGATTTGCCGTGGTGGCCGACGAGGTCAGAAAGCTCGCCGAAAAGACCATGGCCGCGACCAAGGAGGTGGGCAACGCCGTGGTTTCCATCCAGGGGCAGGCGCGGGAGAATATCGCGGCCGTGGAATCGGCCGCCTCGGGCATCGAGGAAAGCACCCGGGCCGCTGCCGACTCGGGCCGGTTCATGGACGAGATCGTGGGCATCGTCGATGTGACGGCCTCCCAGGTCGCGTCCATCGCCACGGCCTCGGAGCAGCAGTCCGCGACTTCCGAGGAGATCAACCGGGCGGTGGAAGAGGTCAACCGCATCGCCAACGAAACGGCCGACGGCATGGAAGTGGCGACAGCGGCCCTCGCCGCCCTCTCCGCCCTGTCGGGCGAACTCGACGAGGTCATCCGGCAGATGACCGGGGATACGACCGCCACCCGCCGCGTGGTGCCGACGCCGCCGCGCGCCGTGGCCGCGTCCCGGGCGCCGGTCCGTGCCGCCTTGCCGCCGTCCAGGCCGGGCGCAAAATCCCTGGCCGCCTCCCGGCCGGCCCCGGCCGGATCGTTTTCCGCCTCCCGGCCTGCGGCCAAGGCCCTGCCGGCTTCGCGTCCGGCCCCGGCCAGGCCGGCCGCGCCGCGCCCGATGTCGGCCAAAACGCCTGCTGCCTTCGGAAAACCGGCTGCCGCCAAAGCGTCGGGCAACGGCGGGGCGGCGGCCTGCTCCATCGGCGGCGGCATCCTGCAGTGGGACCAGTCCCTGGCTGTCGGCATCGGCGAGATCGACGGGCAGCACCAGAAACTGGTGGGTATGATCTGCGACCTGCACGAGGCCATGCGCTCGGGCAAGGGCAAGGACCAGGTGGAGGCGATCCTGCGGGAACTCGAAAACTACGCGGTCGAGCATTTCGGGTACGAGGAAAAGCTCATGGAGCAGTACAAGTACCCCGCCTACCGCAACCACCGGAAAGAACACGAGGCCTTCGTCGACAAGGTCATCGCCTTTGGCAACGACTTCCGCAGCAACCGGGCCGCCTTGACCACCGAGGTCATGAACTTCCTCAAAAACTGGCTTGTCGGGCACATCAAGGGCACGGACCAGAAATACAGCGCCTTTTTTAACGAGCGGGGCGTCAACTAG
- a CDS encoding amidohydrolase family protein: protein MFIDIHTHAYHPKIANKVLTQLEDHYGIHPVGTGQIDDLLARAKKAGLDRVVVHNAATAPAQVVPANNWAIRIHREYPEVLAFGTLHTDFPDFERELDRLWRSGIKGIKFHADFQGFRLDDRKLWPIFEALSGRFVVMLHVGDRLPPAENNSCPAKVAAILRDFPNLTVIAAHMGGYLHWQYALEHLVGKNVYIDTSSTLAFIDDDTLSRIVSGHPRDRILFGSDYPLFDPGEEIGRLRKRLSLRDAELEQLLSTATALFR, encoded by the coding sequence ATGTTCATTGACATCCATACGCACGCCTATCATCCGAAGATCGCGAACAAGGTCCTCACGCAGCTTGAAGACCACTATGGCATCCACCCCGTCGGCACCGGCCAGATCGACGACCTGCTCGCCCGGGCCAAAAAGGCGGGGTTGGACCGGGTGGTGGTCCACAACGCGGCCACGGCCCCGGCCCAAGTCGTCCCGGCCAACAACTGGGCCATTCGCATCCACCGCGAATATCCCGAGGTCCTGGCCTTCGGCACACTGCACACCGATTTTCCGGATTTCGAGCGCGAACTCGACCGGCTGTGGCGGTCCGGCATCAAGGGCATCAAGTTCCACGCGGATTTCCAGGGTTTCCGCCTGGACGACCGCAAGCTGTGGCCCATCTTCGAGGCCCTCTCGGGGCGGTTCGTGGTCATGCTCCACGTGGGCGACCGGCTGCCGCCGGCCGAGAACAACTCCTGCCCGGCCAAGGTGGCGGCCATTTTGCGCGACTTCCCGAACCTGACCGTCATCGCCGCCCACATGGGCGGCTATCTCCACTGGCAGTACGCCCTCGAGCATCTGGTCGGCAAAAACGTCTATATCGACACGTCGAGCACACTTGCCTTCATCGATGACGACACCCTGTCGCGCATCGTTTCCGGCCATCCCCGCGACCGCATCCTCTTTGGCAGCGATTATCCGTTGTTCGATCCGGGCGAAGAGATCGGCCGGCTGCGAAAACGGCTGTCGCTTCGCGATGCCGAACTGGAACAACTCCTTTCCACCGCAACCGCACTTTTTCGATAA
- a CDS encoding acyl-CoA thioesterase: MALILKPEGFPRPDTRLRLTVSYGETDRMGYAYYGHYPHWFEQARGRFIRERGMSYAAVEARGVWLPVRDMAVRYLRPAHYDEDIVVRAGVAAWGRASVTFVYQVFGPPDDGVLLAAGETLHACTSPEGRPIAVPDWLRSLFSV, translated from the coding sequence ATGGCCCTCATTCTCAAGCCCGAAGGCTTCCCCCGGCCGGACACCCGGCTGCGCCTGACCGTTTCCTACGGCGAGACCGACCGCATGGGCTATGCCTACTACGGCCACTATCCCCACTGGTTCGAGCAGGCCAGAGGCCGGTTCATCCGCGAGCGCGGCATGAGCTACGCCGCAGTGGAGGCGCGGGGGGTCTGGCTGCCGGTGCGCGACATGGCCGTCCGCTACCTCCGGCCCGCCCATTATGATGAGGACATCGTGGTCCGGGCCGGCGTGGCCGCCTGGGGCCGGGCCTCGGTCACCTTTGTCTATCAGGTTTTCGGTCCGCCGGACGACGGGGTCCTCCTGGCCGCCGGCGAGACCCTCCACGCCTGCACCTCGCCCGAGGGCAGGCCCATTGCCGTCCCGGATTGGCTTCGCAGCCTCTTTTCCGTGTAA
- a CDS encoding cofactor-independent phosphoglycerate mutase: MSVPTSKLVFLIADGMGDEPVAALGGKTPMEAAPTPHMDRLAREGMLGLCRTVPDGMAPGSDVANMSLLGFDPAVHHTGRGPIEAAAMGLALDPDDVVFRLNTVAVSEFADTGLMRDYSAGHIATDVSRALVERIGRECCPDGYELHPGIQYRHLLVAKGAAGREEARVAVRPPHDITDQGIAPDLAELRRAPALWDFAACAAKVLAGPDNASKANAVWPWGQGRALTLPDFTATFGLRGAVVSAVDLVKGLGRAAGMAVLDVPGATGLLETNYEGKVAAALEFLKDGDFVFVHVEAPDECGHGGDAAGKTEAVARFDARVVGPMLEALGGEAAFLIACDHPTPIAIRTHTADPVPFLFWKRGVTPCGAAAFSEREAGKTGLVVAPGHRLLPEAAAWSR; the protein is encoded by the coding sequence TTGTCTGTTCCCACTTCCAAGTTGGTCTTCCTCATCGCCGACGGCATGGGCGACGAGCCGGTTGCCGCCCTGGGCGGAAAAACGCCCATGGAGGCGGCCCCCACGCCGCACATGGACCGGCTGGCCCGGGAGGGCATGCTCGGCCTGTGCCGGACCGTGCCGGACGGCATGGCTCCGGGGTCGGACGTGGCCAACATGTCGCTTCTGGGTTTTGACCCGGCCGTCCACCATACCGGGCGCGGCCCCATCGAGGCGGCGGCCATGGGCCTGGCCCTGGATCCGGACGACGTGGTATTCCGGCTCAATACCGTTGCCGTCAGCGAATTCGCCGATACGGGGCTCATGCGCGACTATTCGGCCGGCCACATCGCCACCGACGTGTCCCGGGCCCTGGTGGAGCGGATCGGCCGGGAGTGCTGTCCGGACGGCTACGAGCTCCATCCCGGCATCCAGTACCGCCACCTGCTCGTAGCCAAGGGAGCGGCCGGCCGGGAAGAGGCCCGGGTGGCGGTGCGGCCGCCCCACGACATCACGGACCAGGGCATCGCCCCGGATCTGGCGGAACTGCGGCGTGCGCCCGCCCTGTGGGACTTTGCCGCCTGCGCCGCCAAGGTCCTGGCCGGGCCGGACAATGCGAGCAAGGCCAATGCCGTGTGGCCGTGGGGACAGGGCAGGGCGCTTACGCTGCCGGATTTTACGGCCACCTTCGGCCTTCGCGGGGCGGTGGTGTCGGCCGTCGATCTGGTCAAGGGCCTTGGCCGGGCGGCCGGCATGGCTGTCTTGGATGTGCCCGGAGCCACGGGGCTCCTCGAGACCAACTACGAGGGCAAGGTGGCGGCGGCCCTGGAATTTTTAAAAGACGGGGACTTCGTCTTCGTCCATGTCGAGGCCCCGGACGAGTGCGGGCATGGCGGCGATGCGGCCGGCAAGACCGAGGCCGTGGCCCGGTTCGACGCCCGGGTGGTCGGTCCCATGCTCGAAGCCCTGGGCGGCGAGGCCGCCTTTCTGATCGCCTGCGACCACCCGACGCCCATTGCCATCCGCACCCATACGGCCGATCCCGTACCGTTTCTTTTCTGGAAGCGGGGCGTGACCCCATGCGGCGCGGCGGCGTTTAGCGAACGAGAAGCCGGGAAAACGGGCCTTGTGGTCGCGCCCGGCCACAGGTTGCTGCCCGAGGCCGCGGCCTGGAGCCGCTAG
- a CDS encoding homoserine dehydrogenase gives MNAVTDAPVRIGLAGLGTVGSGLVSILERNADWIARRLGRRVVVKKVLVRDLAKPRAVALGPGTELTTDPDALVTDPDIDIVVELIGGLDAAFDLIHKALSAGKHVVSANKALLAERGPELFTLAAQKGLGLYYEASCAGAVPIVETLKSSLAGNRIQSIIGILNGTANYILSNMSDAGLSFADALCQAQAKGYAECDPTLDIQGIDAAHKLILLIRLAYGQNLPLSRLPVEGITRVTPEDIRFAGEFGYTIKLIGQVRDVDGKLAAGVYPMLVHKDFLLASVKGAFNAVRVEGDASGPIILHGKGAGDLPTGSAVLADILALAREGMIPNNTGFLAEPLPDADLPDPDEAVSPHYVHFTVKDQPGVMAAISKSMGVHGVSIRQAVQKGEPEDGYVPIVFLTHEAPTRAIKGVLEDAAAMPFIKPGTVHFRVL, from the coding sequence ATGAACGCCGTAACAGACGCTCCCGTCCGCATCGGGCTGGCCGGACTCGGCACTGTCGGGTCCGGCCTTGTGTCCATCTTAGAGCGCAACGCCGACTGGATTGCCAGGCGTCTTGGGCGTCGTGTGGTCGTCAAGAAGGTCCTGGTCCGCGACCTGGCCAAGCCCCGGGCCGTGGCCCTCGGCCCGGGCACGGAGTTGACCACCGATCCCGACGCCCTGGTCACGGACCCGGACATCGATATCGTGGTCGAGCTCATCGGCGGCCTGGACGCCGCCTTTGACCTTATCCACAAGGCGCTTTCGGCCGGCAAGCACGTGGTTTCGGCCAACAAGGCCCTGCTCGCCGAACGCGGGCCGGAGCTTTTCACCTTAGCTGCGCAAAAGGGGCTTGGCCTCTACTACGAGGCCAGCTGCGCCGGCGCCGTGCCCATTGTCGAGACCCTGAAATCCTCCCTGGCCGGCAACCGCATCCAAAGCATCATCGGCATTTTAAACGGCACGGCCAACTATATCCTGAGCAACATGAGCGACGCCGGCCTGTCCTTTGCCGATGCCCTGTGCCAGGCCCAGGCCAAGGGCTACGCCGAGTGCGACCCGACCCTGGACATCCAGGGCATTGACGCGGCCCACAAGCTCATTTTGCTCATCCGCCTCGCCTATGGCCAGAATCTGCCTCTTTCCAGGCTGCCGGTCGAGGGCATCACCCGGGTCACGCCCGAGGACATCCGGTTCGCCGGCGAATTTGGCTACACCATAAAGCTTATCGGCCAGGTCCGGGACGTGGACGGCAAGCTCGCCGCCGGCGTCTATCCGATGCTGGTGCACAAGGATTTCCTCCTGGCCAGCGTCAAGGGGGCGTTTAACGCCGTGCGTGTCGAAGGCGACGCCTCGGGGCCCATCATCCTCCACGGCAAGGGAGCCGGGGACCTGCCGACCGGCAGCGCCGTCCTGGCCGACATCCTGGCTCTGGCCCGGGAAGGCATGATCCCCAACAACACCGGCTTTCTGGCCGAGCCCCTGCCGGACGCGGACCTGCCCGATCCGGACGAGGCCGTAAGCCCGCATTACGTCCATTTCACGGTCAAGGACCAGCCGGGCGTCATGGCCGCCATCTCCAAATCCATGGGCGTCCACGGCGTCAGCATCCGGCAGGCCGTGCAAAAGGGCGAACCCGAGGACGGCTACGTGCCCATCGTCTTCCTGACCCACGAGGCCCCCACCCGGGCCATCAAGGGCGTGCTCGAAGACGCCGCCGCCATGCCGTTCATCAAACCCGGCACCGTGCACTTCCGGGTCCTGTAG
- a CDS encoding aminotransferase class I/II-fold pyridoxal phosphate-dependent enzyme, producing MKKFARMERLPPYVFATVNELKMQMRRRNEDVIDLGMGNPDLPTPPHIVEKLVEAAQKAVNHRYSASKGIKGLRNAISGWYKRRFDVDIDPETEAVVTMGAKEGLAHLALVMLSPGDVVFATDPSYPIHPYSCIIAGADVRRIPISHDRDFIEDLLAATRQTWPQPKLLIISFPHNPTTATVDIDFFQRIVDFAKEHDIMVIHDFAYADFGFDGYQPPSFLQAKGAKDVGVEFFSLTKSYSMAGWRVGFCCGNPEMVHALTRIKSYLDYGIFQPIQIAATVALNGPQECVREIMDVHQDRRDALIEGLSRAGWDVPSPKSTMFVWAKIPEEFAHLKSVEFSKLLLREAGVAVSPGLGFGHFGDNHVRFALVENRHRINQAMRGIKKVLSG from the coding sequence ATGAAAAAGTTCGCGCGTATGGAGCGCCTGCCGCCATACGTCTTCGCCACCGTCAACGAGCTGAAAATGCAGATGCGGCGCCGCAACGAAGACGTCATCGACCTCGGCATGGGCAACCCCGACCTGCCCACGCCCCCCCATATCGTCGAGAAACTCGTTGAGGCCGCCCAAAAGGCCGTCAACCACCGCTACTCGGCATCCAAGGGCATCAAGGGCCTGCGAAACGCCATCTCCGGCTGGTACAAGCGCCGTTTCGACGTGGACATCGACCCGGAAACCGAGGCCGTGGTCACCATGGGCGCCAAGGAAGGCCTGGCCCACCTGGCCCTGGTCATGCTCTCGCCGGGCGATGTGGTCTTCGCCACCGATCCGTCCTATCCCATCCACCCCTATTCCTGCATCATCGCCGGCGCGGACGTGCGGCGCATCCCCATCAGCCACGACCGCGACTTCATCGAGGACCTGCTCGCCGCGACCCGGCAGACCTGGCCCCAGCCCAAGCTCCTCATCATCTCCTTTCCCCACAACCCGACCACGGCCACCGTGGACATCGACTTCTTCCAGCGCATCGTGGATTTCGCCAAGGAACACGACATCATGGTGATCCACGACTTCGCCTACGCCGACTTCGGCTTCGACGGCTACCAGCCACCGAGCTTTTTGCAGGCCAAGGGCGCCAAGGACGTGGGCGTGGAGTTCTTCTCGCTGACCAAGAGCTATTCCATGGCCGGTTGGCGCGTCGGGTTCTGCTGCGGCAACCCGGAGATGGTCCATGCGCTGACCCGCATCAAGAGCTACCTCGACTACGGCATCTTCCAGCCCATCCAGATCGCGGCCACCGTCGCCCTGAATGGGCCCCAGGAGTGCGTGCGCGAGATCATGGACGTCCACCAGGATCGCCGCGATGCGCTGATCGAGGGATTGAGCCGGGCCGGCTGGGACGTGCCCTCGCCCAAGTCCACCATGTTCGTGTGGGCCAAGATTCCCGAGGAGTTCGCTCACCTCAAGTCCGTGGAATTCTCGAAGCTGCTCCTGCGCGAGGCCGGCGTCGCCGTGTCCCCGGGCCTCGGCTTTGGCCACTTCGGCGACAACCACGTCCGCTTCGCCCTGGTCGAAAACCGCCACCGCATCAACCAGGCCATGCGTGGCATCAAGAAGGTGCTTTCCGGATGA